The Primulina tabacum isolate GXHZ01 chromosome 1, ASM2559414v2, whole genome shotgun sequence genome contains the following window.
caatacacataattactttatttaatatattatttcgaTAATCTGGATTAGTTCgagttaaacattaaaaaaGGGAGGAGACCGGAGAGTATaacatcttcaaaaaaaaatagaagtatatAGATTTTACCAGAGTGATTGAAGTTAGGCACATGagaaaaaataaggaagaaatatgaatttttatataaaacttaaaagtataaaattctaccctaatttggcgggcttaggcacatgagaaaaaataaggaagaaataggaatttttatataaaacttaaaaatataaaattctatcCTAATTTGACGGGCCagcccgcaacccaaacgggctcaacccgtttggcccgtcctccaaacgggctgctattttatcaatcCAACCCGCTCAATTTTTATGGCGGGGCGGGCCGACCCGACGGGCctgacccaatttgacaagCCTACTCGCATGTGAGCATAAAGATGATCGTCATTGGATGTATGATTGACGCAATCTAAGAATAACATCTCATTAATAGACGACTACCTATATAAGAAAAAAATGgtatctattatttaattacttttaattaaatatgtgtgacttttttaacaactaaataaattcataatggaACATTGATTGATTAAAATATAACCCCTTTTTTTTCCAACATGAAGTACTCTAACTTTTCACCTTCCCAATATCTATCCAATTAGTCTCATTTACCCGAATTAATTTCAAGAAATTTAGTATAACAACTCATCCACGGGTGACAAAGATCACTCGTTTAGTTTGTATTTGAAACGAtgaattttaaatgtatttttattatttagagAAGTTAGACTAATCATTTCAAATCTACAAGAAATTTACTTAAATTATTGATTCAATTTGGGTGAAATCCTATATATATCTGGAAAACAGAAACAAACAATCCTTTTCGGCTTTTAATGATCTTTTCTTTTTTCCCTCATGGACCATGATGaaactttttaaattttgagtGATAGAGAAGTTCGAGGTAGGGTTTGTAGAGTGTTAGGAGATTAAACAACCCTCACCACTCTCACGACACACACCATAAACAGATGGAGGGGGAGTACGCAAGACTGAGCCACCTATTTGTGACGGTGTTCCTGTTCAGTTTCCAATCATATATGGTCATTCCCACCATCGCAGATGTCACCGTCGGTGCAGTGTGTGGCGGTAGAGATGAGTGCTCTCTCGCCATTTACCTCACCGGTTTCCAGCAGGCTGTAcgtattcatatatatatttatatatgatcGTATGATTCATATCTACACTTTTGGCTTTTTTTTTGTCTTTGGCAGATTTCAGGGTTAGGTTCTGTGGTGATGATGCCACTTCTGGGTAATCTTTCGGATTCTTACGGCAGGAAAAAGTTACTCGCAATTCCGATGTCTCTTGCTATTATGCCGCTAGGTATATATATCTTGTTTTGCTGGCTTTTTATTGCTTGAACTTACTGAAAAATCCCGTAATTTATGGCAATGAATGCATATAAATAAACAGTAATCTTGGCATTGAAGAGAACGAAGAATTGGGTTTATGCATACTACGCATTCAAGACTTTCACTGCCATGGTTACAGATGGGGGTGTTTTATGCCTTTCGTTTGGTTCCTTGGTAACTTAAATACCTAAATTTGATATGCAATTAGCTgttgttatatatataactgAACGTGCATGGCTGCAGGCAGAGAGTGTGTCGGAAGAGAAGCGCGTGGCAGTGTTTTCAGTTCTCTACGGAGTTGTCTCCTCTGCAAATGTTCTTGGTAACTTAGGCGCTCGCTTCCTCTCCACTTCTCAAATATTTCAGGTCCTGCATGCTTAAATACAATTATACAGCATTAGTTTAATCTGTCCAGACAATTATACAAAGAAATGAAATATTAATCCGCAGGTTGGGGCGTTTGTATCCATTCTGGCATTGGTTTACATGAGAATATTTGTCAAGGATTCGAGCAACAGATGTAGTAGTAGCAGTAGTCGTGATGATAATATCATCGATACTCCTTTGACGTTGGAGGAAAGGACAGAAAGTTGTAATACTGTAGGGTTTCTTGGAACTCCATCGCCAAAGGATATATTTCATTTGTTCAACACCAGGTTAATTACGTATATTAAATCCCACTAGTTTTATATTCTATAATAATTTACACTAACTAGCTAACAAGATTTTACAGCATTACATTTGCACTAGCTGCATCCGTTACATTGTTTGGCGGCCTGGCTGATGCCGGAGCTCAAACTTTCTTACCGGTACCGATCCCCTCTCATCTTACAAACTTCTCTTTCTCTAAAACATCAACTTCTTTGGATTTGGATTATTATAACTTCGATTACACTCTACTTCTAACTTGCCATTAATGTTTGAAACTGAAGagatcatataaaaacatata
Protein-coding sequences here:
- the LOC142540951 gene encoding uncharacterized protein LOC142540951 isoform X2: MEGEYARLSHLFVTVFLFSFQSYMVIPTIADVTVGAVCGGRDECSLAIYLTGFQQAISGLGSVVMMPLLGNLSDSYGRKKLLAIPMSLAIMPLVILALKRTKNWVYAYYAFKTFTAMVTDGGVLCLSFGSLAESVSEEKRVAVFSVLYGVVSSANVLGNLGARFLSTSQIFQVGAFVSILALVYMRIFVKDSSNRCSSSSSRDDNIIDTPLTLEERTESCNTVGFLGTPSPKDIFHLFNTSITFALAASVTLFGGLADAGAQTFLPYFLKARFGFNKDQFAVMFLIINIGAALSNVVFMPKLGPLFGEITLLSFALFIAFLNMLLNSLSWAPWVPYAAASLGIFFTIWSSCATSIASKQVGLSEQGIAQGCMMGIISLANVASPLIFSPLSALFLSEEAPFHFSGFCVLCIGLCYVS
- the LOC142540951 gene encoding uncharacterized protein LOC142540951 isoform X1 yields the protein MEGEYARLSHLFVTVFLFSFQSYMVIPTIADVTVGAVCGGRDECSLAIYLTGFQQAISGLGSVVMMPLLGNLSDSYGRKKLLAIPMSLAIMPLVILALKRTKNWVYAYYAFKTFTAMVTDGGVLCLSFGSLAESVSEEKRVAVFSVLYGVVSSANVLGNLGARFLSTSQIFQVGAFVSILALVYMRIFVKDSSNRCSSSSSRDDNIIDTPLTLEERTESCNTVGFLGTPSPKDIFHLFNTSITFALAASVTLFGGLADAGAQTFLPYFLKARFGFNKDQFAVMFLIINIGAALSNVVFMPKLGPLFGEITLLSFALFIAFLNMLLNSLSWAPWVPYAAASLGIFFTIWSSCATSIASKQVGLSEQGIAQGCMMGIISLANVASPLIFSPLSALFLSEEAPFHFSGFCVLCIGLCYLMAFILSMIIKLIPSPLRDRVSKQHCVVS